A genomic stretch from Pseudomonas mendocina includes:
- the erdR gene encoding response regulator transcription factor ErdR, which translates to MAAFEILIADDHPLFRSALQQALTLGLGPDVRLVEAASIAELEGCLAGKTDWDLVLLDLNMPGAYGFSGLVLLRGQYPHIPVVMISAQEESSVVARSREFGASGFIPKSSSLEVIQEAVRQVLDGDVWWPTQSEEAIALSEEAKAASAGLASLTPQQFRVLTMVCDGLLNKQIAYELNVSEATVKAHVTAIFRKLGVRTRTQAALLLQQLESVIKD; encoded by the coding sequence ATGGCTGCCTTTGAAATCCTGATTGCCGACGACCACCCACTGTTTCGCAGTGCCCTGCAGCAAGCTTTGACCCTCGGGCTGGGACCAGATGTACGCCTGGTTGAGGCTGCCAGCATTGCTGAGCTGGAAGGGTGCTTGGCCGGCAAAACAGATTGGGACTTGGTGTTGCTGGATCTGAACATGCCTGGTGCATATGGTTTTTCAGGCCTAGTACTGCTGCGTGGGCAATACCCGCACATCCCCGTGGTGATGATCTCTGCTCAGGAAGAGTCATCAGTTGTTGCGCGTTCCCGTGAGTTCGGCGCCAGTGGCTTCATTCCAAAGTCCAGCTCACTTGAGGTTATTCAGGAGGCCGTTCGCCAAGTACTGGATGGTGATGTTTGGTGGCCAACCCAAAGCGAAGAGGCCATCGCCCTGAGTGAGGAGGCGAAGGCAGCCAGTGCCGGTTTGGCTAGCCTGACGCCTCAACAGTTCCGCGTCTTGACCATGGTCTGTGATGGTTTGCTAAACAAGCAGATTGCTTACGAGTTGAATGTCTCTGAAGCTACCGTCAAAGCACACGTAACAGCCATTTTCCGTAAGCTGGGGGTCAGAACCAGAACCCAAGCTGCACTTCTGCTTCAACAGTTGGAATCAGTTATCAAGGACTGA
- a CDS encoding DMT family transporter, with protein sequence MRTQALRADLLMLLTAMIWGSAFIAQRLGMDSIGPFLYTGLRFGLAAIILIPVLHLLQKRNPVPAAPLSRPLLTGGILMGLALSLGINLQQVGLLFTSVTNSGFITGLYVIVVPILGLFIGHKTGIGIWLGASLAVVGMFLLSVGDGFHVASGDWLQLAGAFVWGVHVLLVGAFASRHDPLRLALIQFVTCAVISLILAIALEEIKLDAIIAAGPAILYGGIFGVAVGFTLQVVAQKDAIASHAAIILSLEAVFAAIAGAIFLSESLELRGYFGCALMFTGMLLAQLWPKKTA encoded by the coding sequence ATGCGAACCCAAGCTTTACGCGCCGACCTGTTGATGCTGCTCACTGCCATGATCTGGGGCTCGGCTTTCATTGCTCAACGCTTAGGCATGGATTCAATCGGTCCATTTCTGTATACCGGCCTGCGTTTTGGCTTGGCGGCAATTATTCTGATCCCCGTTCTCCACCTGCTGCAAAAACGTAATCCCGTCCCTGCCGCACCACTGTCACGCCCACTGCTCACTGGCGGCATCCTGATGGGCTTAGCGCTGTCACTTGGGATCAACCTGCAACAGGTCGGTCTGCTGTTTACCAGCGTTACTAATTCGGGCTTCATCACCGGTTTGTACGTCATTGTGGTACCGATTCTGGGCCTGTTCATCGGGCACAAGACCGGCATCGGTATCTGGCTGGGCGCTTCACTTGCGGTCGTCGGCATGTTCCTACTGAGCGTCGGTGACGGCTTCCATGTGGCCTCAGGCGACTGGTTACAACTGGCTGGCGCCTTCGTCTGGGGCGTTCATGTGCTTCTGGTTGGCGCATTTGCCAGCCGCCATGATCCGTTACGTCTGGCCTTGATCCAGTTTGTCACCTGCGCGGTGATCAGCTTGATCCTCGCAATCGCTCTGGAAGAGATAAAACTGGATGCCATCATCGCTGCAGGCCCGGCCATTCTCTACGGCGGCATTTTCGGTGTTGCGGTGGGCTTTACGCTACAAGTCGTAGCGCAGAAAGATGCTATTGCCTCCCACGCTGCGATCATCCTGTCACTTGAAGCCGTTTTCGCCGCGATCGCTGGGGCAATCTTCCTCAGCGAGTCATTGGAGCTGCGCGGTTACTTTGGCTGTGCGCTGATGTTCACCGGCATGCTGCTGGCTCAGCTATGGCCGAAAAAGACGGCCTAA
- a CDS encoding xylulose 5-phosphate 3-epimerase has product MTQLFPGPDELALHASQQPVFADWQRGYGPIRHSMQTVAAVYRMAHQVVQAGLQPDVGSVYRQLHALDRLASAGLWMVVHMTYAQRVRLDGTPLQAEDFKVTPEGHTGGALNMVPAYAGYLALNQLTGETRGWLMGQGHCVAAIEALNLLTGNQHPEQAKCYPRSEAGMSRMAADFYSYAQNASGQVDAPLGSHVNPHTAGGIAEGGYLGFAELQYAHLPLPGEKLVAFLSDGAAEEQRGSDWIPRWWRAEDCGVALPVMIANGRRIEQRTELGTPAGLAGFREHLQHCGFDPMSFDGRDPAAFVCALWEMEQRLGHRVDEYKNGLLNYPLPIPYGIAETTKGFGFYGDGSNAAHNLPLPGNPHLDDTARALFNQHAAQLWVSPNELEQACDCFADRGNRPLERDNPLALRRPTAPVIPELHFRSETCSPMSALDRFFVDLVQANPQLRPRVGNPDELASNRLGSVLKALKHRVNTPESELEAIDGAVITALNEEAVVSACLANQGGLNLVASYEAFCVKMLGAVRQRIIFARQQKEVGRPAGWLGWPLVATSHTWENGKNQQSHQDTTFCEALLGEMSDMVRVLFPADHNSVLASLPEIYGARGQLACMVIAKRERPCVFDAEQAQQLVRDGALVLAERGGDDPVLLIACGSYQLGEMQRAAVRLTEADCAWRLVYLQEPGRFRSPRDQWEEEVVANADLVARLFPEAYARRVLLSHMRPEVARGHLWPLLGQESRVLGYLNRGGTLDEAGMLFANRSSWAHVLVACAELLNRPLRDFLSEAERAAVEGRGEPRCLR; this is encoded by the coding sequence ATGACCCAGTTGTTCCCCGGCCCAGATGAGTTGGCCTTACATGCGTCACAGCAGCCAGTATTTGCCGACTGGCAGCGTGGCTACGGGCCAATACGTCACAGCATGCAGACTGTGGCTGCGGTTTACCGAATGGCTCATCAAGTGGTACAGGCTGGCTTGCAGCCAGATGTGGGCAGCGTATACCGACAGCTGCACGCATTGGACCGGTTGGCGTCGGCGGGGCTGTGGATGGTTGTACATATGACCTATGCACAGCGTGTCCGATTGGACGGCACGCCGTTGCAGGCCGAGGATTTTAAGGTAACACCAGAGGGCCATACCGGTGGTGCACTGAACATGGTTCCAGCGTACGCGGGGTATCTGGCGCTGAATCAGCTGACCGGTGAAACCCGTGGTTGGCTAATGGGGCAAGGGCATTGCGTCGCGGCTATTGAGGCTTTGAACTTACTCACAGGTAACCAGCATCCTGAGCAAGCTAAGTGCTATCCCCGCAGTGAGGCGGGTATGAGTCGGATGGCAGCTGACTTCTACAGTTACGCGCAGAACGCCTCGGGGCAGGTCGATGCGCCCCTTGGCAGCCATGTTAACCCTCACACCGCAGGTGGTATAGCTGAGGGCGGTTATCTGGGCTTTGCCGAGCTGCAATACGCCCACTTGCCATTGCCGGGTGAAAAACTGGTGGCGTTTCTGTCTGATGGTGCTGCCGAGGAGCAGCGCGGCAGTGACTGGATACCACGTTGGTGGCGGGCAGAAGACTGCGGTGTGGCTTTGCCGGTGATGATCGCCAACGGTCGTCGTATTGAACAGCGTACTGAGCTGGGTACCCCTGCGGGCTTGGCGGGTTTTCGCGAGCATCTCCAACACTGTGGCTTTGATCCCATGAGTTTCGACGGGCGCGACCCAGCGGCATTTGTCTGTGCGTTGTGGGAGATGGAGCAGCGCCTGGGGCATCGTGTAGACGAATATAAAAACGGGCTGCTGAATTACCCCCTGCCGATTCCTTATGGCATTGCTGAAACCACCAAGGGCTTTGGCTTTTACGGTGACGGCAGCAATGCGGCGCATAACCTGCCGCTGCCGGGCAATCCCCATCTCGACGACACAGCCAGGGCACTGTTCAACCAGCATGCTGCTCAGTTGTGGGTAAGCCCAAATGAGCTAGAGCAGGCGTGTGACTGTTTCGCTGATCGAGGCAATCGCCCGCTTGAGCGTGATAACCCGCTGGCGTTACGACGCCCCACAGCTCCCGTTATTCCGGAGCTGCATTTCCGGTCAGAGACATGCTCGCCGATGTCAGCGCTGGACCGTTTCTTTGTTGATCTGGTTCAAGCTAACCCGCAGCTGAGACCCCGTGTCGGCAACCCGGACGAGTTGGCCAGCAATCGCTTAGGCAGCGTGCTCAAGGCTCTTAAACATCGGGTTAACACCCCGGAAAGTGAGCTAGAGGCTATCGATGGAGCGGTTATCACGGCGCTAAATGAGGAGGCGGTGGTGTCTGCTTGTTTGGCCAACCAAGGTGGCCTGAATCTGGTGGCCAGCTATGAGGCCTTCTGCGTGAAGATGCTCGGCGCTGTTCGCCAGCGCATCATCTTTGCCAGGCAGCAGAAGGAGGTCGGGCGCCCGGCGGGTTGGCTCGGTTGGCCGTTGGTGGCTACATCCCATACATGGGAAAACGGTAAGAACCAGCAGTCCCATCAGGACACAACCTTTTGTGAGGCTCTGCTGGGTGAGATGAGTGATATGGTCAGGGTGTTGTTCCCTGCTGATCACAACTCGGTGTTGGCGTCGCTGCCGGAAATTTACGGGGCACGCGGCCAACTGGCCTGCATGGTGATCGCCAAGCGAGAGCGGCCTTGTGTCTTTGATGCGGAACAAGCACAGCAACTGGTCCGTGATGGTGCTCTGGTGCTGGCTGAGCGAGGTGGTGATGACCCGGTGCTGTTGATTGCGTGCGGTAGTTATCAGCTAGGTGAAATGCAGCGAGCCGCTGTTCGTCTGACTGAAGCGGATTGTGCCTGGCGACTGGTTTACTTGCAGGAGCCGGGTCGTTTCCGTAGCCCGCGTGATCAGTGGGAGGAGGAAGTGGTAGCCAACGCGGATCTGGTCGCCCGTCTATTCCCTGAGGCGTATGCGCGGCGAGTGCTGCTGAGCCATATGCGGCCGGAAGTGGCGCGTGGGCACCTGTGGCCATTGCTCGGTCAGGAGAGTCGTGTTTTGGGCTATCTGAATCGGGGCGGCACATTGGATGAGGCCGGCATGTTGTTTGCCAACCGGTCGAGCTGGGCTCATGTGCTTGTAGCCTGTGCTGAGCTATTGAACAGACCGCTGAGGGATTTTCTCAGTGAGGCTGAGCGTGCAGCAGTTGAAGGGAGAGGGGAGCCACGTTGCCTGCGCTAA
- a CDS encoding diacylglycerol kinase: MSPFKGQKGFKRIINAAGYSLAGLRAAFTGEAAFRQLVLLNVVLVPLAFFLEVSPGERAVMIAVCMLGLIVELLNSAIEAAIDRISLERHPLSKNAKDMGSAAQFVSLSLIAVVWATILLG; the protein is encoded by the coding sequence ATGTCACCGTTCAAGGGGCAGAAAGGTTTCAAACGCATTATCAACGCTGCCGGTTACTCACTGGCCGGCTTACGGGCAGCTTTCACTGGAGAAGCTGCTTTCAGGCAATTGGTTTTGTTGAATGTGGTGCTGGTGCCGTTGGCGTTCTTTTTGGAGGTCAGCCCTGGCGAGCGGGCGGTAATGATTGCTGTGTGTATGCTGGGGCTGATTGTTGAACTGCTCAACTCAGCTATCGAGGCGGCAATTGATCGTATCTCCCTTGAACGTCATCCACTTTCAAAAAATGCTAAGGACATGGGCAGTGCGGCCCAGTTTGTCTCGTTAAGCCTAATTGCAGTTGTATGGGCCACCATCTTGCTGGGGTGA
- a CDS encoding LysR family transcriptional regulator: MRFTLRQLQIFVAVAQHESVSRAADALSLSQSATSTSLSELERQSDCQLFDRAGKRLSLNALGLQLLPQAVALLEQASEIERLLIGQSGFGSLKVGATLTVGNYLATLLIGNFMQRHPECKVKLQVHNTAHVVQQIAHYDLDLGMIEGDCQHPDIDVHPWVEDELVVFCAPQHPLAKRGVATLDELSREAWILREQGSGTRLTFDQAMRHHPQSLNIRLELEHTEAIKRAVESGLGISCISRLALRDAFRRGSLVPLESPELDLRRQFYFIWHKRKYQTAAMREFIEMCRALTADVTRSDQIQLPEIR; this comes from the coding sequence ATGCGATTTACGCTCAGACAACTTCAGATATTTGTAGCCGTAGCCCAACACGAAAGCGTTTCTCGTGCCGCCGATGCCTTATCCCTATCCCAATCGGCTACTAGCACCTCCCTGAGCGAACTGGAGCGCCAGTCTGATTGCCAACTATTTGATCGTGCAGGGAAGCGACTGAGCCTCAATGCGCTGGGATTGCAGTTACTGCCGCAAGCAGTGGCCTTACTGGAGCAAGCAAGCGAAATTGAACGCCTGTTGATCGGACAAAGTGGTTTTGGCTCGCTCAAGGTGGGAGCGACCTTGACCGTAGGCAACTACTTAGCGACGCTGCTCATCGGCAACTTCATGCAGCGCCACCCTGAGTGCAAGGTCAAACTCCAAGTGCACAACACCGCCCACGTGGTGCAACAAATTGCTCATTATGATCTGGACCTCGGCATGATCGAAGGTGACTGCCAACACCCAGACATTGATGTACACCCTTGGGTGGAAGATGAGCTGGTTGTTTTTTGCGCCCCTCAACATCCATTAGCCAAACGTGGCGTGGCGACCTTGGATGAGCTGAGCCGCGAAGCTTGGATTCTCCGCGAGCAAGGCTCCGGTACACGCCTTACCTTTGATCAGGCCATGCGCCATCACCCCCAAAGCCTGAACATTCGCCTAGAGCTTGAGCACACCGAAGCAATTAAACGCGCGGTTGAATCAGGCCTGGGCATCAGCTGTATTTCCCGCTTAGCCCTGCGCGACGCATTCCGCCGAGGCAGCTTAGTCCCCTTGGAATCCCCTGAGCTGGATTTGCGCCGACAGTTTTACTTCATCTGGCATAAAAGAAAGTACCAGACTGCCGCCATGCGCGAATTTATCGAAATGTGCAGAGCATTGACCGCTGACGTAACCCGTAGCGATCAAATACAACTGCCAGAGATTCGCTGA
- a CDS encoding tRNA-uridine aminocarboxypropyltransferase: protein MSHAVARLRAERIARSEKPFLARGCRAIRCPDCRLAVTHCLCAWRPNVESRSGMALVMHDVEALKPSNTGWLIADVVADTSAFGWSRVEVDPRLLELLDDPQWQPYLVFPGEYAAPERVVSEVRADTGKRPLFVLLDATWSEARKMFRKSPYLDRLPVLSLQPEQLSRYRLRRSKRDDHLCTAEVAALCLELAGDERAADALNAYLDVFSQHYLAAKAPRAVDLGDPLHERLKAFL from the coding sequence ATGAGCCACGCCGTCGCCCGTTTACGTGCCGAGCGCATCGCCCGTAGTGAAAAACCTTTTTTGGCCAGGGGCTGTCGGGCGATACGTTGCCCTGACTGCCGTCTGGCGGTGACTCATTGCTTGTGTGCTTGGAGGCCGAACGTTGAATCGCGTTCAGGGATGGCGCTGGTCATGCATGACGTTGAAGCCCTCAAACCCAGCAACACCGGTTGGCTGATTGCTGATGTGGTAGCGGATACCAGCGCGTTCGGCTGGTCGAGGGTTGAAGTGGACCCGCGCTTACTTGAGTTGTTAGATGATCCGCAGTGGCAGCCTTATCTCGTCTTCCCTGGTGAGTATGCAGCGCCAGAACGGGTGGTCAGTGAAGTTAGAGCAGACACAGGCAAGCGCCCGCTGTTTGTTTTGCTCGATGCAACCTGGAGCGAAGCACGCAAGATGTTTCGCAAGAGCCCTTATCTGGATCGTTTACCGGTATTGAGCTTGCAGCCCGAGCAGTTGTCCCGCTATCGCTTGCGTCGCTCAAAGCGGGACGACCACCTGTGTACAGCTGAAGTAGCCGCACTGTGCTTAGAGCTGGCGGGCGATGAGCGTGCCGCAGATGCGTTGAATGCCTATCTTGATGTGTTCAGCCAGCATTATCTGGCGGCTAAAGCGCCACGTGCAGTCGATCTCGGCGATCCTCTGCACGAGCGCTTGAAAGCGTTTCTGTGA
- a CDS encoding quorum-sensing-regulated virulence factor family protein, whose translation MLRLTCLAVALTLPMFAQAVTLKDYELSKTLEKVARESSVGTPRAINEDILDQGYTVEGSELVNHLSVRSEHAAKMRGNPDTVRAQLANSVCQNPGYRQLLARGAGLRYEFSEYRTNRPVTTERFSKADCGL comes from the coding sequence ATGCTGCGTTTAACCTGTCTGGCTGTTGCCCTGACCCTACCGATGTTTGCTCAGGCCGTGACCCTTAAAGATTACGAACTCAGCAAAACGCTGGAGAAAGTAGCGCGCGAGAGCAGCGTCGGCACACCCAGAGCTATCAACGAAGATATTCTCGACCAAGGCTATACCGTCGAGGGCAGTGAGCTGGTGAACCATCTCAGCGTACGCAGCGAACATGCTGCGAAAATGCGCGGCAATCCGGACACCGTTCGTGCGCAACTGGCTAACAGTGTTTGTCAGAACCCAGGCTACCGCCAACTGCTCGCCCGTGGTGCCGGCTTGCGTTACGAGTTCAGTGAATACCGCACCAATCGCCCGGTTACCACCGAGCGATTCAGCAAAGCAGATTGCGGCCTGTAA